Below is a genomic region from Hylemonella gracilis.
CCATGACTGTGGGCTCGGTGTAGGGCTGCAACCACTTCGCCGCGCCGAAGCGCGACTGGAAGGTGACGAGGTATTGATCGGGTGTGAGTCGCAGCGCTTCGGCCAGCAGCCGTGCCGTGGTCTGGCATTCGTCGTAATACGGGTCACCCAGGGTGCGGTTGCGCTCGGGCAGGCCGTGGAAGCTGAGCACGAGCTTGCCGGTTCGGCCGTCCGGACGGCCATGTTGCTGCCAATGCGCGTCGATGCGCTGGGCCAGGGCACCGATGTAGCCGGGGTCGTCGTGGTAGCGGTTGACGAAGCGCAGTTCGGGCAGGGAGCGGATCTTGCTCGTCCAGTGCGCCACCGCATCGACCACGCTGGCCGTGGTGGTGCCGGAATACTGCGGGTAGGCCGGCAGGATGAGGATGCGCTGCACGCCCTCGGCCTGCAGGGCGTCGAGTTGCTGGGCGATGGAGGGCGAGCCGTAGCGCATGGCATAGCGCACCGTCAGGTCCGGGTTGCCGGCTTGGAGCTTCTCGTTCAGGGCGATGGCCTGCCGTTCGGTCCAGATCCGCAGGGGCGAGCCTGATTGGTCGCCGTCCCGCATCCAGATGCTGGCGTACTTCTTCGCCGACTTGGCCGGGCGCACGCGCAGGATGATGCCGTGCAGGATGGGCCACCAGACGAAGCGGGGCAGTTCGACCACGCGCTGGTCGCTCAGGAATTCACCCAGATAACGCCGCAGCGCGGCGGGCGTTGGGGCATCGGGCGTGCCGAGGTTGCAGAGCAGGACGGCGGTCTTGGGAGTGGACATGGAAGAGGGCGTTGGGGTGATGGGGCGGTTTCAATCGTCGGGCATCAGCATCAGGATGCTGCGCGTGGACTTGCGCACGTCGTCGGCGTCCAGGTGCATGGTGTAGTAGCGGCCGAGCACGTAGTCCACGGCTTGGTCCTTGTAATGCGGGTCGAACAGTGCGCCGCTTTGGCCCACGGGGTTGATGCCTTGGGCCTGGCCGGGCGCGGCGAAGTCGATCACTCGGCGGGTGGACGGCCCCTGGTGCACGCTCCACGGCGCGGGGCCGAAGGCGTTGTTGAGATTGTTCGGCAGTTCGTGCCCGCCGGAAACGGGGTAGGGGCCGACGTTGAACAGCAGGTTCAGCGGCTTGATCTGGCCCAGTGGGTGCTGGTGGGTCAGCTGGTGGTTTTCGCTCCAGGCCCAGTGGTTGATGGCCGATTTGCCGTGCAGCTTCACCAGATGCGCCAGGGCGGCCTGCCAGGCTTGGCTCACGATGTCGGCGCGGGTTTCCTTCTCGTCCAGCGTGCCGCGGTCGTCCCACCAGGGCGAGTTCTCGTCGTTCACCAGTCGCGTCAGCGCGACGTCGATGGCGCGGGTGCGAAGCAGGTTGTTGAAGAAGGCGGGGCCCAGTTCATCGGCGAAGGTCGCGCGCGCCAACTCATAGAGAAACTGGTTGAACACCGTGGCAGCGATGCTGCCCGCGTCGTGGCTGCCGTTCCAGTGGCTCAACTGGTCGAGCAGGACTTTCTGCTCGACGGTGTTTTCCTGGGATTGTTCCACCGCCGCGCGCAGCAGGGGCAGCAGCGGGCGCAGGATGCGCGCCGCGTAGCCGCTCTGCTCGTCCAGTTGCAAGGCCTGGCTGTCGGCCGTGGTCCAGCCGCTGCGCTTGCTGCTCAGCACGAAGTCGAGCCGGCGCACGCGCTCCGGGTTGTGGTAGTAGCCATACACGGGTACGCCGCTGCGCGGCAGGGGTTGTTGATTGCCCGAGACGATGTAGCCGCGTGCCGGGTTCTCCTCCTGCGGGTTGTCGGCGAAGCGGTAATAACCGGGTTTTTCGGCCTGGCCCTGCGTGCTGTCGAGGATGAAGGCCGGGTTCACGTCGGTGGGGCGCTGCACCAGTTTGGCGGCGGCCCACCAGCCGATGTCGCCCGCCGCGTTGGCCCAGACAATGTTCAGGCCAGGTGCATGCAGTTTGCTGGCGGCCTGCCGGGCCTTGGTCAGGGTGTCGGCGCGGTTGAGCTCGTAGAACGCTTCGAGAATGGGGTTCTCGGCATCGTAGAAGGTCCACCACAACGCGATGGGCGTGGCCGAGGAACTGGTGCCCAGCGTGTCCGCAAAGACTGCGTTGATGATGGGCCCGTAAGGCGTTTGCCGGACCTGCAGGGGTTCGGGCTCCCCGCCCTTGACCTCAATGACTTCCTGGCGGGTGGCGAGATCCACCCACTGGCCCCGGTACCAGACCTGACGCGGGTTGGCCGGGTTGGGGCGCAGGGCGACCAAGTCCATGTCGTCGTTCTGGAACATGGTCAGGCTCCAGCCGAACTTGCTGTTGTGGCCCAGCATGGCATAGGGACTGAGTGCCTGGAAGTGGCCGTAGAGTTCAAAGCCGGGGGCGCTGAGGTGCGCCTCCCACCAGACCGCCGGCAGGCTGAAAGCGATGTGCGGGTCGCCCGCCAGCATGGGTTTGCCGCTGGCCGTGCGTTGGCCCGAGAGGGCCCAGGCGTTGCTGCCCTCCATCATGGGCACGCCCGCCAACTCCATCGCTTGCTGGCTGACCTCGCCCACGCGGGCCAGGGTCCGCCAGTCCGCGTCGCTCAGGGCCGCAAGTTGGGACACACGTGGCGGCGCGCCTGCGGTCCTGTCACCGTCCAGGCCGACCGGGGCGGCCTGCCCCAGCAACTGGGCCTGCGGGCTGAGCACGCCCAGTGGGTTCCAGTCCAGGTCGAAGATGCGCAGGTAGTCGGGGCCGAGCCGGTCGCGCACATAGCTCAGCACGGGCTCGGTCCGCAAGGCGGCGGCGAAGCTGTAGGCCAGGTAGCCGGTGACGGCCAGGGTGTCCTCGGGCGAGTAGGGCAGGGGGTTGTGGATGCCCAGAATCTCGAATTCCAGCGGCAGCGGACGGGTCTCTTGGAATTCGTTGATCCCGTCCAGGTAGGCTTGCAGCGCCGGCCAGGACGGGTGCCGCGGATTGATGGTTTGCACCCGCGCCTCGGCCTGGGCGCGCAGGCCCAGGGTGCGGAAGAGCTTGTCCGTCTCCAGCAGCTTGGGGCCGAGGATCTCGGACAGCTCGCCCTTGGCCAGGCGGCGCATCAGCTCCATCTGGAACAGGCGGTCCTGGGCGTGCAGGAAGCCCAGGGCGCGGTAGAGGTCGGTCTCGTTCTTGGCCTGGATGTGCGGCACGCCGCGTTCGTCCCAGCGCACCTGCACCGGGGCCGACAGGCCGCGCAGGTAGATCTCTCCGTCCCGCTGCGGCAGCTTGCCGCGCGCGTACCAGTAGCCCAGCGCGGCCGCCAGCAGCGCGGCGATCAGCAGAGTGAGCAGGGAGACGGCGAGGAGTTTGAGCAGGGTTTTCATGCGGAGCGTCTGGAAGGGGCCGTGGACAACTCGGAGTCGTGGGGCGGTGTCTGGGGCAGACTGCGTGTTTGTATCACTGTGGGGCGGGCTTGCCTTTCGAGGGGACGATGCCTGGGCCGCAGGCCCGGGCGGCGGCGATGCCGCTGCGCACGGCGCCTTCCAGAGTGGCGGGGTAGGGCCCCGCCACGTAGTCGCCGCAGGCGTGCAGATCGGGGCCGATGGACGCTGGGGGACGCTGCAGGCCGGGTGTGCAGGCAAAGGTCGCGCGTTTCTCGACGACGGTCTGCACGGCTTGTAGCGCCAGGCCCAATTGTTCCCGTGCCTGCTGCAGCACTTGTATTTCGATGTCTTCGCGCTCGCCTGTGCTCGCGCTGACGACAAAGGCCAGCAGGCCCTGGCTCTGGCCGGAGGCGTCCAGTTGCCCGCGGTCGAAGACGAATTGCGCGGGGCAGCGCGCCGAGCTGGGCAGGGCCAGCATGGGCGCGTGCAATCGGGCCTGGGGTGCCCAGGCGTAGACCGTGCTGATGACGGTGTGGTGCAGGGCCTGGGCCCGTGCCGCCCAGGCCGGGTGCGATTCGCGCGTCAGCCGTGCCGCCTCGGGGGCGGGACAGGCGAGGAGGATGGCGTCATGGCCCTGTAGCTCATGCAAGTCACGCACGCGTTCGCCCAAGCGCAGGACGGCACCGCGTGCCTGCAGCCAGCGCAGGGCGGCTTCAGGGAAGAGCG
It encodes:
- the hemH gene encoding ferrochelatase, yielding MSTPKTAVLLCNLGTPDAPTPAALRRYLGEFLSDQRVVELPRFVWWPILHGIILRVRPAKSAKKYASIWMRDGDQSGSPLRIWTERQAIALNEKLQAGNPDLTVRYAMRYGSPSIAQQLDALQAEGVQRILILPAYPQYSGTTTASVVDAVAHWTSKIRSLPELRFVNRYHDDPGYIGALAQRIDAHWQQHGRPDGRTGKLVLSFHGLPERNRTLGDPYYDECQTTARLLAEALRLTPDQYLVTFQSRFGAAKWLQPYTEPTVMALARSGVQRVDIACPGFTSDCIETLEEIDQEVREAFLTSGGQAFRYIPCLNDEAAWIEALGRLTQRHLGGWV
- a CDS encoding penicillin acylase family protein is translated as MKTLLKLLAVSLLTLLIAALLAAALGYWYARGKLPQRDGEIYLRGLSAPVQVRWDERGVPHIQAKNETDLYRALGFLHAQDRLFQMELMRRLAKGELSEILGPKLLETDKLFRTLGLRAQAEARVQTINPRHPSWPALQAYLDGINEFQETRPLPLEFEILGIHNPLPYSPEDTLAVTGYLAYSFAAALRTEPVLSYVRDRLGPDYLRIFDLDWNPLGVLSPQAQLLGQAAPVGLDGDRTAGAPPRVSQLAALSDADWRTLARVGEVSQQAMELAGVPMMEGSNAWALSGQRTASGKPMLAGDPHIAFSLPAVWWEAHLSAPGFELYGHFQALSPYAMLGHNSKFGWSLTMFQNDDMDLVALRPNPANPRQVWYRGQWVDLATRQEVIEVKGGEPEPLQVRQTPYGPIINAVFADTLGTSSSATPIALWWTFYDAENPILEAFYELNRADTLTKARQAASKLHAPGLNIVWANAAGDIGWWAAAKLVQRPTDVNPAFILDSTQGQAEKPGYYRFADNPQEENPARGYIVSGNQQPLPRSGVPVYGYYHNPERVRRLDFVLSSKRSGWTTADSQALQLDEQSGYAARILRPLLPLLRAAVEQSQENTVEQKVLLDQLSHWNGSHDAGSIAATVFNQFLYELARATFADELGPAFFNNLLRTRAIDVALTRLVNDENSPWWDDRGTLDEKETRADIVSQAWQAALAHLVKLHGKSAINHWAWSENHQLTHQHPLGQIKPLNLLFNVGPYPVSGGHELPNNLNNAFGPAPWSVHQGPSTRRVIDFAAPGQAQGINPVGQSGALFDPHYKDQAVDYVLGRYYTMHLDADDVRKSTRSILMLMPDD